A region of Agrobacterium vitis DNA encodes the following proteins:
- a CDS encoding mobile mystery protein B: MTDLFQEPEDATPLEPQEREGLLQSWITHRQDLNEAEQENIVEGAAWARGRRRMPVGRMLTEDFMRTLHRRMFGEVWQWAGSFRTTERNIGIQAYRIPVELTARLDDVRYWVEHETFEADEIAIRFHHRLVAIHPFPNGNGRHARLAADLLVEKLGAESFSWGSGSLGDVGDLRTRYVAALQAADNHDIAPLLEFARS; this comes from the coding sequence ATGACGGACCTTTTCCAGGAACCAGAGGACGCAACACCGCTTGAGCCGCAGGAGCGCGAGGGCCTGCTTCAAAGCTGGATCACCCACAGGCAGGATCTCAACGAGGCTGAACAGGAAAATATCGTCGAGGGCGCAGCCTGGGCTCGCGGACGACGGCGCATGCCGGTCGGCAGGATGCTGACCGAAGACTTTATGCGCACATTGCACCGACGCATGTTCGGCGAGGTCTGGCAATGGGCAGGCAGCTTCCGAACGACGGAGCGCAATATCGGCATCCAGGCCTACCGAATTCCGGTCGAACTCACGGCGCGGCTCGATGACGTGCGGTATTGGGTCGAGCATGAGACCTTCGAAGCCGACGAGATCGCAATACGTTTCCACCATCGCCTGGTCGCCATCCATCCGTTTCCGAACGGCAATGGACGTCACGCTCGGCTTGCCGCCGATCTGCTCGTGGAAAAACTGGGCGCCGAGTCCTTTAGCTGGGGTAGCGGAAGCCTGGGCGACGTGGGAGATCTGCGCACGCGATACGTCGCGGCACTGCAAGCCGCGGATAATCACGACATCGCGCCTCTCCTCGAATTCGCGCGCAGCTGA
- a CDS encoding DUF3991 and toprim domain-containing protein, translating to MEKKELEDLRDRVQCAAVLEKAGFAIDLKESTRRAVKYRGGGAIIIVIHEGRGWFDPLSDAKGDVFGLVEHLDQVPFVEALYHVASLVGFVPKEPVWTHAAREIEPPPSVSERWTKRRKPWPGSMTWRYLCEERCVPEATIRAAIRYDLVREGPRGSMWAAHRDSEGAVTGWEERGPEWRGFSTGGAKVLFRFGAIHAPRLCVTEAAIDAMSLAALESNRRDSLYVSTGGGWAPATDAAIRLLAARKGMSVVAATDNNAQGNVYADRLEAIARDAHCGFERHRPHHEDWNEDLCAQLRANSRRGAMS from the coding sequence ATGGAAAAGAAGGAACTGGAAGACCTCCGGGATCGGGTGCAATGCGCTGCCGTGCTGGAGAAGGCTGGGTTTGCCATCGACCTGAAGGAGAGCACCCGCAGGGCGGTCAAATACCGCGGCGGCGGGGCCATAATCATCGTGATTCACGAGGGCAGAGGCTGGTTCGATCCGCTGTCCGACGCCAAGGGTGACGTGTTCGGTCTTGTCGAGCATCTCGACCAAGTGCCCTTTGTCGAAGCCCTCTACCATGTAGCCTCGCTGGTCGGCTTCGTCCCGAAGGAGCCGGTCTGGACCCACGCTGCACGCGAGATCGAGCCGCCGCCCAGCGTTTCGGAACGATGGACGAAGCGCCGCAAGCCGTGGCCGGGCTCGATGACCTGGCGCTATCTCTGCGAAGAACGCTGCGTTCCTGAAGCAACCATCCGCGCAGCGATCCGGTATGATCTCGTGCGCGAAGGTCCGCGCGGCAGTATGTGGGCCGCGCACCGTGACAGCGAGGGCGCCGTCACCGGCTGGGAGGAGCGCGGGCCGGAATGGCGCGGCTTTTCGACCGGCGGGGCGAAAGTCTTGTTCAGGTTCGGCGCGATCCATGCGCCGCGCCTTTGCGTGACGGAGGCTGCCATCGACGCCATGAGCCTTGCCGCGCTGGAGAGTAATCGGCGCGATAGCCTCTATGTCAGTACCGGCGGCGGCTGGGCCCCTGCCACCGATGCGGCGATCCGTTTATTGGCGGCGCGGAAGGGTATGTCGGTGGTCGCCGCCACGGACAATAACGCGCAAGGCAATGTCTACGCTGATCGATTGGAAGCAATTGCCCGGGACGCCCACTGCGGGTTTGAGCGCCATCGCCCCCACCACGAGGATTGGAACGAGGACCTTTGCGCTCAGCTGCGCGCGAATTCGAGGAGAGGCGCGATGTCGTGA
- a CDS encoding mobile mystery protein A, with amino-acid sequence MKDDARKRARKRLDERLRGLQPAESFRAPPKGWVRALRDALGMTGSQLGSRMGIRPQTVEAIEKSEASGTIQLSTLRRAAEALDCTLVYALVPNKSLEAAVTERARKIAMRELQRVAHTMRLEAQGTGDDDLEARVQAYIRDQLSERDLWSQK; translated from the coding sequence ATGAAGGACGATGCAAGGAAACGAGCGCGCAAAAGGCTTGACGAGCGTCTTCGCGGGCTGCAGCCGGCGGAGAGCTTCAGGGCGCCGCCGAAAGGATGGGTCCGGGCGTTGCGCGACGCGCTTGGCATGACCGGGTCGCAGCTCGGCTCGCGGATGGGAATCCGGCCCCAGACCGTCGAAGCGATCGAGAAGTCGGAGGCATCCGGAACCATCCAGCTCAGCACCTTGCGGCGTGCGGCAGAGGCGCTCGACTGCACGCTGGTCTACGCATTGGTCCCGAATAAATCGCTCGAGGCCGCCGTGACCGAACGCGCGCGCAAGATCGCAATGCGCGAACTCCAGCGGGTCGCGCATACGATGCGCCTGGAGGCGCAGGGAACGGGCGATGACGATCTCGAAGCCCGCGTCCAGGCCTACATCCGCGACCAGCTTTCCGAGCGCGATCTCTGGTCACAAAAATGA
- a CDS encoding Eco57I restriction-modification methylase domain-containing protein, with protein sequence MSHDDPFTIDLFGNTALSSSLGLGVTAFGSDFEPDDDPDPTTPAPALPIAAVVRPSSPAGRARGLNFHLADDRGLARSWKDRARDNIAAIRLAAEIEAGERPATREEQETLIRFTGFGASDLANGVFRRPGEPEFRKGWDEIGSDLEDAVGETDYASLARCTQYAHFTPEFIVRAIWSGLQRLGWRGGRVLEPGIGTGLFPALMPEALRDLSHVTGVELDPVTARIVRLLQPRARILTGDFARTELPASFDLAIGNPPFSDRTVRSDRAYRSLGLRLHDYFIARSIDLLKPGAFAAFVTSSGTMDKADSSAREHIAKTADLIAAIRLPEGSFRADAGTDVVVDILFFRKRKVAEPEGDLSWLDTDEIRPATEDEGAIRVNRWFAQHPEFVLGTHALTAGPFGETYTCLPRDSEDLAAALSAAVHLLPEGRYDGEPTAIDLDLEGATEDIPADLPSGQHVREGSFFFDNARGLMQVIDGQPVTITVRKGRSADGIPEKHVRIIRKLIPVRDAVRQVLKAQELDQPWKDLQVKLRIAWSSFVRDFGPINHTTVSINEDPETGETRESHRRPNLQPFADDPDCWLVASIEDYDLENDTARPGPIFTDRVISPPAPPVITSAADALAVVLNESGHVDLDHIAELLHRNPEDVVTELGSAIFRDPADGSWQMADAYLSGHVREKLKVAEAAAALEPAYERNVSALTAVQPVDLRPSDITARLGAPWIPAGDVVAFVKETMGTDIRIHHMPELASWTVEARQLSYLAAGTSEWGTDRRHAGELLSDALNSRVPQIFDTIRDGDSEKRVLNVVDTEAAKEKLHKIKQAFQRWIWSDPDRTDRLARVYNDRFNNIAPRKFNGDHLKLPGASGAFVLYGHQKRGIWRIISAGSTYLAHAVGAGKTMTMAASIMEQRRLGLVAKAMQVVPGHCLAQAAREFLALYPTARILVADETNFSKDKRARFLSRAATATWDAIIITHSAFRFIGVPAVFEQQMIHDELELYETLLLKVEDEDRVSRKRLERLKEGLQERLEALSTRKDDLLTIAEIGVDQIIVDEAQEFRKLSFATNMSTLKGVDPNGSQRAWDLYVKSRFIETINPGRALVLASGTPITNTLGEMFSVQRLMGHPALMERGLHEFDAWASTFGDTTTELELQPSGKYKPVSRFASFVNVPELIAMFRSFADVVMPADLREYVKVPAVSTGRRQIVTSKPTQAFKHYQMVLAERIKAIEERDRPPEPGDDILLSVITDGRHAAIDLRLVDADNDNEADNKLNSLISNAFNIWKATEGSTYLRHDGKPFELPGAAQMIFSDLGTISVEKTRGFSAYRWIRDELIRLGVPASEIAFMQDFKKSEAKQRLFGDVRAGRVRFLIGSSETMGTGVNAQLRLKALHHLDVPWLPSQIEQREGRIVRQGNQHDEVDIFAYATEGSLDATMWQNNERKARFIAAALSGDTSIRRLEDLGEGQANQFAMAKAIASGDQRLMQKAGLEADIARLERLRAAHIDDQHAVRRQLRDAERDIEYATRRIAEVGQDIERLLSTAGAAFSMTVMGKVYAERKEAGRALMKEILTQVQLQQDDETVIASIGGFDLEYRGERFGHDNYRYTTMLMRTGADFEIDLPVTVTPLGAVSRLEHALDDFEGERERNRQRLADARRRLASYQTRDDGGDFAFAGELAEKRLQLAEVEASLAADVEGAAPPMAA encoded by the coding sequence ATGTCACATGACGATCCCTTCACCATCGATCTTTTCGGCAACACCGCGCTTTCGTCCAGCCTTGGCCTGGGCGTGACGGCCTTCGGCAGCGACTTCGAGCCCGACGACGATCCCGATCCTACCACTCCAGCGCCGGCCTTGCCGATCGCCGCGGTCGTGCGGCCGTCGTCCCCGGCGGGCCGTGCCCGTGGTCTGAACTTCCATCTCGCCGATGACCGTGGTCTCGCCCGCAGCTGGAAGGACCGTGCGCGCGACAATATTGCCGCGATCCGGCTCGCGGCCGAGATCGAGGCGGGCGAACGTCCTGCGACGCGCGAGGAACAGGAGACGCTGATCCGCTTCACCGGCTTCGGTGCGTCCGATCTTGCCAACGGCGTCTTCCGCCGTCCGGGCGAGCCCGAATTCCGCAAGGGCTGGGACGAGATCGGTTCCGATCTCGAGGATGCGGTCGGCGAGACCGACTATGCCTCGCTTGCCCGCTGCACCCAGTATGCCCATTTCACCCCGGAGTTCATCGTCCGGGCGATCTGGTCTGGCCTTCAGCGTCTCGGATGGCGCGGCGGCCGGGTGCTGGAGCCGGGGATCGGCACGGGCCTGTTTCCGGCGCTGATGCCGGAAGCGCTTCGTGATCTGTCGCACGTCACCGGCGTCGAGCTCGATCCCGTAACGGCACGCATCGTACGGCTTTTGCAGCCGCGAGCGCGGATCCTCACCGGAGATTTTGCGCGCACGGAGTTGCCGGCGAGCTTTGACCTTGCCATCGGCAATCCGCCTTTCTCGGACCGGACCGTCCGTTCCGACCGCGCCTATCGCTCGCTCGGGCTGCGATTGCACGACTATTTCATTGCCCGGTCGATCGACCTGTTGAAGCCCGGGGCTTTCGCAGCCTTTGTTACCAGCTCCGGCACGATGGACAAGGCGGATTCCTCGGCGCGCGAGCATATTGCCAAGACGGCGGACCTGATTGCCGCCATCCGCCTGCCGGAAGGCAGCTTCCGGGCCGACGCGGGAACCGACGTCGTCGTGGACATCCTCTTCTTCCGTAAACGCAAGGTCGCCGAGCCCGAGGGCGATCTTTCTTGGCTCGACACGGACGAAATCCGGCCCGCCACGGAGGATGAGGGCGCCATACGTGTCAACAGGTGGTTCGCCCAGCATCCGGAATTCGTGCTCGGTACCCACGCGTTGACCGCCGGTCCTTTCGGCGAGACCTATACATGCCTTCCGCGTGACAGCGAGGATCTCGCCGCGGCGCTGTCGGCCGCCGTCCATCTTCTTCCGGAAGGCCGCTATGACGGCGAGCCCACCGCGATCGATCTCGATCTTGAGGGCGCGACCGAAGATATTCCTGCCGATCTTCCGTCCGGCCAGCATGTCCGCGAAGGCAGCTTCTTCTTCGACAACGCCCGAGGCCTCATGCAGGTGATCGATGGCCAGCCGGTCACTATTACGGTCCGAAAGGGCCGCAGCGCGGACGGTATCCCGGAGAAGCACGTCCGGATCATCAGGAAGCTGATCCCGGTCCGTGACGCGGTACGTCAGGTGCTGAAGGCCCAGGAGCTGGATCAACCCTGGAAGGATCTGCAGGTCAAGCTGCGCATTGCCTGGTCGAGCTTCGTGCGCGACTTCGGCCCGATCAACCACACCACGGTCTCGATCAACGAGGATCCGGAGACAGGCGAGACGCGCGAGAGCCATCGCCGGCCTAATCTCCAGCCGTTCGCAGACGATCCCGATTGCTGGCTGGTCGCCTCGATCGAGGACTATGACCTCGAAAACGATACGGCAAGGCCCGGGCCGATCTTCACCGACCGTGTCATCTCGCCGCCCGCGCCGCCGGTGATCACCAGTGCGGCGGATGCGCTCGCCGTGGTGCTCAACGAAAGTGGGCACGTCGATCTCGACCATATCGCGGAACTTCTGCACCGTAATCCCGAAGACGTCGTCACTGAGCTTGGCAGCGCGATCTTCCGCGACCCCGCCGACGGGTCCTGGCAGATGGCCGACGCCTATCTGTCCGGTCATGTCCGCGAGAAGCTCAAGGTCGCGGAAGCTGCGGCCGCGCTCGAGCCCGCCTATGAGCGCAACGTCTCGGCGCTCACTGCCGTCCAGCCGGTCGATCTGCGCCCGTCGGACATCACCGCGCGCCTCGGCGCTCCGTGGATACCGGCTGGAGATGTCGTCGCCTTCGTCAAGGAGACGATGGGAACCGATATCCGGATCCATCACATGCCCGAACTGGCGTCATGGACCGTCGAGGCCCGCCAGCTTTCCTACCTCGCCGCCGGAACATCCGAATGGGGAACGGACCGCCGCCATGCCGGCGAACTGCTGTCCGATGCCCTGAACAGCCGGGTGCCGCAGATCTTCGATACGATCAGGGACGGCGACAGCGAAAAGCGGGTTCTCAACGTCGTCGATACCGAAGCGGCCAAGGAAAAGCTTCACAAGATCAAGCAGGCCTTCCAGCGCTGGATATGGTCCGATCCCGATCGCACCGACCGGCTGGCACGCGTCTATAACGACCGCTTCAACAACATCGCGCCGCGAAAGTTCAACGGCGATCATCTCAAACTTCCAGGCGCCTCAGGCGCCTTTGTTCTCTACGGGCATCAGAAACGCGGGATCTGGAGGATCATCTCGGCCGGCTCGACCTATCTCGCCCATGCCGTCGGCGCCGGCAAGACCATGACGATGGCAGCAAGCATCATGGAGCAGCGGCGTCTCGGCCTGGTCGCCAAGGCGATGCAGGTCGTGCCGGGGCATTGCCTTGCGCAGGCCGCGCGCGAGTTCCTGGCGCTCTATCCCACGGCTCGCATCCTCGTTGCGGACGAGACAAATTTTTCGAAGGACAAGCGCGCCCGGTTCCTGTCGCGCGCGGCGACGGCAACCTGGGATGCGATCATCATCACGCATTCCGCCTTCAGGTTCATCGGTGTGCCGGCGGTGTTTGAACAACAGATGATCCACGACGAACTGGAGCTCTACGAAACCCTACTCCTAAAGGTCGAGGATGAGGACCGCGTCTCTCGCAAGCGCCTCGAGCGCCTGAAGGAAGGGCTGCAGGAGCGGCTCGAAGCGCTTTCCACCCGCAAGGACGATCTCCTCACCATCGCCGAGATCGGCGTCGACCAGATCATCGTCGACGAGGCGCAGGAGTTCAGAAAGCTCAGCTTCGCAACCAATATGTCGACGTTGAAGGGCGTCGATCCGAACGGCTCGCAGCGGGCCTGGGATCTCTATGTGAAATCCCGTTTCATCGAGACGATCAATCCCGGCCGGGCGCTTGTCCTCGCTTCGGGCACGCCGATCACAAATACGCTCGGCGAAATGTTCTCTGTCCAGCGGTTGATGGGCCACCCGGCGCTGATGGAGCGCGGCCTGCACGAGTTCGACGCCTGGGCGTCAACCTTCGGCGACACCACCACCGAGCTGGAGCTTCAGCCTTCCGGCAAGTACAAGCCGGTCTCCCGCTTCGCGAGCTTCGTCAACGTGCCAGAACTGATCGCGATGTTCCGCAGCTTCGCGGATGTCGTGATGCCGGCGGACTTGCGCGAGTATGTAAAGGTGCCGGCGGTCTCGACCGGCAGGCGCCAGATCGTCACGTCGAAGCCAACACAGGCGTTCAAGCACTACCAGATGGTGCTGGCCGAGCGCATCAAGGCGATCGAGGAGCGCGACCGGCCGCCCGAACCCGGCGACGACATCCTGCTTTCCGTCATCACCGATGGCCGGCATGCGGCGATCGACCTGCGCCTCGTGGATGCCGACAATGACAATGAGGCGGACAACAAGCTCAACAGTCTCATCTCGAATGCCTTCAATATCTGGAAGGCGACCGAGGGCAGCACCTATCTCCGCCATGATGGCAAGCCGTTCGAACTGCCAGGTGCTGCGCAGATGATCTTTTCCGATCTGGGCACCATCAGCGTCGAGAAGACCAGAGGCTTTTCCGCCTATCGCTGGATTCGTGACGAACTGATCCGCTTAGGCGTGCCGGCATCGGAGATCGCCTTCATGCAGGACTTCAAGAAATCGGAGGCGAAGCAGCGGCTGTTTGGCGACGTCCGGGCAGGCAGGGTCCGGTTCCTGATCGGCTCGTCGGAGACGATGGGGACCGGCGTCAATGCGCAACTGCGGCTAAAGGCACTCCATCATCTCGACGTGCCCTGGCTCCCTTCCCAGATCGAGCAGCGCGAGGGCCGCATCGTGCGCCAGGGCAACCAGCATGACGAGGTCGATATCTTCGCCTACGCCACCGAAGGCAGCCTCGATGCCACGATGTGGCAGAATAATGAGCGCAAGGCCCGGTTCATCGCGGCGGCCCTTTCCGGTGATACCTCCATCCGGCGTCTCGAAGATCTCGGCGAGGGGCAGGCGAACCAGTTCGCCATGGCCAAGGCGATCGCCTCGGGCGACCAGCGCCTGATGCAGAAGGCGGGGTTGGAGGCCGACATCGCGCGGCTGGAACGCCTGCGCGCGGCACACATTGACGACCAGCACGCCGTTCGCCGCCAGCTTCGCGACGCCGAACGCGATATCGAGTATGCCACGCGGCGGATCGCAGAGGTTGGCCAGGATATCGAGCGTCTGCTTTCGACCGCTGGCGCCGCCTTCTCGATGACGGTCATGGGCAAGGTCTATGCCGAGCGCAAGGAGGCCGGTCGTGCCTTGATGAAGGAGATCCTGACCCAGGTACAACTCCAGCAGGACGACGAGACGGTGATCGCGTCGATCGGCGGCTTCGATTTGGAATATCGCGGCGAACGCTTCGGCCATGACAATTATCGCTACACCACCATGCTGATGCGCACCGGCGCGGATTTCGAGATCGATCTGCCCGTGACGGTCACGCCGCTCGGTGCCGTCTCCCGCCTCGAGCACGCGCTTGATGATTTCGAGGGTGAACGCGAGCGCAATCGCCAGCGCCTTGCTGACGCCCGCCGCAGGCTCGCGTCATACCAGACGCGCGACGATGGCGGCGACTTTGCCTTCGCCGGCGAGCTGGCCGAGAAACGCTTGCAGCTTGCGGAGGTGGAGGCTTCACTGGCCGCGGATGTTGAGGGCGCGGCACCGCCAATGGCGGCGTAA
- a CDS encoding winged helix-turn-helix transcriptional regulator, with amino-acid sequence MNDSIPIKRTRRRADKTGCAVEATLSVIGGIWKPVILFHLLEGKLRFNALCRLVPAATPRMMTLQLRELEADGVINRIVYPEVPPKVEYELTASGISLAPVLIAMRDWGERLQRNEENA; translated from the coding sequence ATGAATGATAGTATCCCCATTAAGCGCACACGCCGCCGCGCCGACAAGACGGGGTGCGCGGTCGAGGCAACCCTGTCGGTCATCGGCGGCATCTGGAAGCCGGTTATCCTGTTTCACCTCCTGGAAGGAAAGCTGCGCTTCAATGCGCTTTGTCGCCTCGTACCGGCCGCTACCCCCCGCATGATGACCTTACAATTGCGCGAGCTGGAAGCGGATGGGGTCATCAACCGGATTGTTTACCCGGAGGTGCCGCCGAAGGTGGAATATGAACTCACCGCGTCGGGCATTTCCCTTGCTCCCGTCCTGATAGCGATGCGGGATTGGGGAGAGCGACTTCAAAGAAACGAGGAAAACGCATAG
- a CDS encoding zinc-dependent alcohol dehydrogenase family protein — MHRYILTGNETRRLKLTQGDVRQPEKGEVAVDVRSASLNYRDLVIARNFKDVVPLSDGAGVVAAVGEGVEDWKVGDRVVIGFMPGWVEGPITPAKKATSLGGQTMDGVLTERIVVPSNSIVRIPDAMTFEEAATLPCAGVTAFSALFERRPLQPGETVLLLGTGGVSIFALQLAKLAGARVIITSSSDEKLERARALGADEMINYRRTTAWEDEVLRLTDGVGADLAVDVAGPATLSQTLKATRFDGRISLMGVLTGFDGHIDTGAILEKRITLQGIYVGPVATLAALVRTGIKPQVDQVFPFAEAEAAYNALRDAGHFGKLVVNIA; from the coding sequence ATGCACCGATACATTCTGACCGGAAACGAAACCCGCCGTCTCAAGCTCACGCAAGGCGACGTGCGCCAGCCCGAAAAAGGCGAGGTTGCCGTAGACGTGCGATCTGCTTCGCTGAACTACCGGGACCTGGTTATTGCCAGGAACTTCAAGGACGTTGTTCCGCTCTCGGACGGCGCGGGCGTTGTAGCAGCTGTTGGCGAAGGCGTGGAAGACTGGAAGGTCGGCGATCGCGTCGTAATCGGCTTCATGCCCGGATGGGTGGAAGGCCCGATCACCCCCGCGAAGAAGGCCACAAGTCTCGGCGGCCAGACGATGGACGGCGTGCTGACGGAACGTATCGTTGTTCCATCGAACAGTATCGTGCGCATTCCCGATGCCATGACGTTCGAGGAGGCCGCGACCTTACCATGCGCCGGGGTGACCGCATTTTCGGCCCTGTTCGAGCGTCGGCCCTTGCAGCCAGGTGAAACGGTCCTCCTGCTCGGAACTGGTGGCGTTTCGATCTTCGCCCTTCAACTCGCAAAACTGGCGGGCGCCCGTGTCATCATCACCTCCAGTTCCGACGAAAAGCTTGAGCGTGCCCGCGCGCTCGGGGCGGATGAAATGATCAACTATCGCCGCACAACGGCCTGGGAGGACGAAGTGCTGCGTCTGACGGACGGTGTCGGTGCTGACCTGGCGGTGGATGTGGCAGGCCCCGCGACGCTCAGTCAAACGCTCAAGGCCACCCGGTTCGATGGGCGTATTTCACTCATGGGCGTGCTGACCGGCTTTGACGGTCATATCGATACAGGGGCGATTCTGGAAAAGAGGATCACGCTGCAAGGGATCTATGTCGGTCCGGTCGCGACACTCGCCGCCTTGGTGAGAACCGGCATCAAGCCGCAAGTCGATCAGGTCTTCCCGTTCGCCGAAGCCGAAGCTGCCTATAATGCACTTCGTGATGCAGGACACTTCGGCAAACTGGTCGTGAACATCGCGTAA
- a CDS encoding DUF1419 domain-containing protein has product MTVSPIRKVFEGIADRRQMFRLFDRHAQRLNRWEGDDNALYRGEWFEVAQAQHDYMFEIPPPLFMRGDMFAMREFLTDSITSIFFTLKIDDRMRYFHAYCDLADKGSPERMRDAIIERETRPVRAMTREERLDHIWSSTHDDYRGYAGERWPEHNRGKRTVLFYGGRQGTVLKLLDDLTDAQIASKLPVHLRYLPDAIAA; this is encoded by the coding sequence ATGACCGTCTCTCCAATACGTAAAGTCTTTGAAGGCATTGCCGACCGCCGGCAGATGTTCCGCTTGTTCGACCGCCACGCGCAACGCCTGAACCGCTGGGAGGGTGACGATAACGCACTTTATCGAGGCGAATGGTTCGAAGTCGCCCAGGCGCAGCACGATTACATGTTCGAGATCCCGCCGCCGCTGTTCATGCGGGGCGATATGTTCGCCATGCGCGAGTTCCTCACCGACAGCATCACCAGCATCTTTTTCACGCTGAAGATCGATGACCGGATGCGGTATTTCCATGCCTATTGCGACCTCGCTGACAAGGGTTCGCCCGAACGGATGCGCGATGCGATCATCGAGCGCGAAACCCGGCCCGTTCGGGCGATGACGCGCGAGGAACGCCTGGACCACATCTGGTCGAGCACCCATGATGACTATCGGGGCTATGCCGGCGAGCGCTGGCCGGAACACAACCGCGGCAAGCGGACCGTGCTGTTTTACGGCGGACGCCAGGGTACCGTCCTGAAGCTGCTCGACGACCTCACGGATGCGCAGATCGCATCGAAGCTGCCGGTGCATCTGCGCTACCTCCCTGACGCGATAGCGGCGTAA
- a CDS encoding DUF3085 domain-containing protein: protein MFTFSVTDIHVVMMRGRLDAHLNGGFRNPHYGMFPGRDEKPGLWLVGDESVYLMSNGKLAEGQRPFVVYAEECDPKSNPDYWHYKRQHFGGDDGVEFLDGAMLVKLIAASPACTHLRIAFHGDSMQLTVIARD from the coding sequence ATGTTCACCTTTTCCGTGACGGACATCCACGTCGTCATGATGCGCGGACGCCTCGACGCGCACCTCAACGGCGGCTTCCGCAATCCCCACTACGGTATGTTTCCGGGCCGCGATGAGAAGCCCGGTCTTTGGCTGGTCGGCGACGAGAGCGTGTACCTCATGTCCAACGGCAAGCTCGCCGAAGGGCAACGTCCGTTTGTCGTCTATGCCGAAGAGTGCGATCCGAAGTCGAACCCCGACTACTGGCACTACAAGCGCCAGCATTTCGGCGGCGATGACGGGGTCGAGTTTCTCGACGGTGCCATGCTCGTGAAGCTGATCGCTGCCAGCCCAGCCTGCACGCATCTGAGGATCGCCTTCCACGGGGATTCGATGCAACTCACCGTGATCGCGCGAGACTAG